Part of the Paludisphaera borealis genome, GGCGTCGAGGGCAGCGGCCGGCGCGGGCGCCTGGGGGCGAGGTTTTCGGGAACGCAACAGCATGGCGCCGGTCTCCTCGGGGTTGCGAAGGAGGTCGTCGATGGGGACGCTCGACGAGCCGCTGGCCTTGAGAAACGATTCGTTCGAAGTGTTTTCGAGCAGCCGGCGCACCAGGTACGCCATCCCCGGCAGCATCGCGCCGTAGGGGGTGTAAACCCGGACGCGGGCCCCGCGCGCGACGAGCGCGTCCTGGATCGCGTCGCCCATGCCGTAGAGCGTTTGCAGCTCGTAGCCGTCGTGCGGAACGCCGAACGCCTCGGCGGCGGCGATCGCATGGGCGAGGCTCCGCAGGTTGTGGCTGGCGATCGCGGGCCGAAGCTCGGCCCGGTGCTCCATCAGGTAGTTCGTGCAGCGCTCGAAGTTCGCGTCGCTCTGCCACTTGTTGAGGTAGACGGGCTCGGGCCAGCCGAGCCGCCGAGCGGTGAGGACTTCATAGTCCCAGTACGCTCCCTTGACGAGCCGGATCGTGATCGGCGCGCCTCGGTGCTCGACCCATTCGCGCAGGCCGCGCAGCTCGGTTTCGGCCTCGGGCTGGTAGGCCTGGACGACGATCCCGACGTCGGACCAGTCGCGAAACGCGGGCTCGGCGAGCACCCGGCGAAACAGGTCGTAGCTGAGCGCCCGGAAGGCGTACTGCTCCATATCGACGTGGACGTACGCGCCGTGGTCGCGGGCCGTCTGGAGGATCGGACGGAGGCGCGCGGCGACGCGTTCGATGGTCTGCTCGGTGTGGATCGGGTCGAAATACGTGGTCAAGCTCGACAGCTTGAGCGACAGGTTGACGCGCGGGATCGGGCCGTCGTGGTCGCGGTCGATCAGCGGATCTTCGGGCACGGCGGCCAGCGGGCCGGCGAGGCCGCGGATCAGGTCGAGGCAGGTCTGCTGGTAGACGTCGGCCTCGGCCTCGCTGATGACGGCTTCGCCCAACAGGTCGGCCGTGAACGCCAGCCGCCGCTTTCGCAGCTTCAGGACCGTCTGGAACGCCTCGTCGGGCGTCGAGCCGGCGATGAATTTGCGCGCCATGACCTCGGCCGCCCCCCGCGCGGCCCGCGCCAGCAAGACTTCGCGCTCGGTGCCCGGCGGCGCGAGGTCGACGGCGGTTTGTAACAGCCAGGGGACGCGGCCGTCGGCTTCATCGAGGTACTCGGTCAGGTGTCGACCCACCGAATCGGGCGTGCGGAGCGCCGGCAGGACGTCGATGAACCGGAACAACTGCGCCCGCACCTGGGGGTCGTCGAGCATCCAGTTCATGAACCGGTCTTCCCACCACCCGCGCCGCCACGGTCGCGAGGCGCGGCCGACTCGCGCGAACAGCTCGCGACCGATCTCCCGCGCCCGCCGTTCGAGCCGTTCGGGGTCGGCCTGCCGCGAGCCCGCCGATTCCGGTTGCAGGCTCGCGATGCTTCGGGACGCCGTCGTCATCAACGAATCCTCCTTCGAATCCGTCTCCCGGTCTTCGCTTCCTCTTTTCATTGTATACCTCTCGCACGCGAGCGGGGCGGGGCTTGCCATCGGACGTGGTGGTCTCGTATCGTCGGAGGGAGCGATGTTGACCCGGGGCCTCAGGCGTAAGTGGTCGCGATGCAAGACGTTTCGGAACGGATGTCGAGTCGGTCGAAGCCGCGGCGGCCCGCGCCGGGCGATGCGTGGCCCTGGACGATCGACGTCCGCAGGCTTCTGGCCTTCGCGACGCTGCTGTCCGGGCTGACGATGCTGGCCGTCGGCCGAGGCGCGCGCTCGGAGTCCGAAGGTGCGGTCCACCTCGCTCCCGAGCTGGTCATCGACCTCAACTCGGCACCGGTCGAGGTGTTCTCGGCGCTTCCCGGAATCGGACCGAAGCTGGCGGCGCAGATCGTCGAGGCCCGCCGAGAAAGCCCGTTCGTCTCGCTCGACGACCTGGACCGGCGGACCCG contains:
- a CDS encoding ComEA family DNA-binding protein, producing MQDVSERMSSRSKPRRPAPGDAWPWTIDVRRLLAFATLLSGLTMLAVGRGARSESEGAVHLAPELVIDLNSAPVEVFSALPGIGPKLAAQIVEARRESPFVSLDDLDRRTRGIGPATVARLAPHLRIEPPQEPVASRVARRGARVD